In Fibrobacter sp. UWB15, a single genomic region encodes these proteins:
- a CDS encoding alpha/beta hydrolase: MKWCVIVLILASTLFAKDIAWSPDKMLGNPFRMHEFEAVNFHATLVDYPFDLAKDSVTLRIPKAVVLYIHGFNDYFFQQELAQKIDSVGYSFYAIDLHKYGRSYREGEKMGELRDISEYYAELDSAIAMIHAIEGDSVPLVLLGHSTGGLIACLYAADRENGAGISAIVLNSPFLEMNYVWPVRRLAVPLLSAFGNVVPGLGIPRGENPNYDKSLRKSEYGEWEYDGNLKVPGSLAIDFGWLHAIHSGHARLQEGLRLMPPILVMHSGCSYRDDDWSEEYTYCDGVLDVEHIREYGRNLGPSVELEEIQGGLHDLFLSRKPVRDNAYSTMFKFLESRL; this comes from the coding sequence ATGAAATGGTGTGTAATCGTTCTAATATTAGCGTCAACCCTTTTTGCAAAGGACATAGCCTGGTCACCCGATAAGATGCTCGGGAATCCCTTTAGAATGCATGAGTTCGAGGCGGTGAACTTTCATGCAACGCTTGTTGATTACCCATTTGATTTGGCAAAAGATTCTGTAACACTCCGAATTCCTAAAGCAGTCGTTCTCTATATCCACGGATTCAACGATTACTTCTTTCAGCAGGAATTGGCGCAAAAGATAGATTCTGTCGGTTATTCTTTCTACGCCATTGATTTGCATAAGTACGGCCGATCCTATCGTGAAGGCGAAAAAATGGGTGAACTCCGGGATATTTCGGAGTATTACGCCGAATTGGATTCCGCGATTGCGATGATTCACGCTATAGAAGGTGATTCTGTTCCACTGGTGTTGTTAGGGCATAGCACCGGTGGTTTAATCGCATGTCTTTATGCCGCTGACCGCGAAAACGGTGCCGGAATATCTGCTATCGTTCTCAATAGCCCGTTTCTGGAAATGAATTATGTGTGGCCGGTACGTCGCCTTGCGGTTCCGTTACTTTCGGCCTTCGGTAACGTTGTGCCGGGTCTTGGAATTCCCCGTGGCGAAAACCCGAATTACGACAAGAGCTTGCGCAAATCGGAATACGGTGAATGGGAATACGATGGAAACTTGAAGGTGCCAGGTAGCCTTGCCATCGATTTCGGCTGGCTCCATGCCATCCATTCGGGGCATGCGCGTCTTCAGGAAGGATTGCGCCTTATGCCGCCAATTCTAGTCATGCATAGCGGCTGCAGTTACCGCGACGACGACTGGAGCGAAGAATATACCTATTGCGACGGCGTCTTGGACGTCGAGCATATTCGCGAATACGGTAGGAACCTTGGACCCAGCGTAGAGTTGGAAGAAATCCAGGGTGGGCTTCACGACCTGTTCCTTTCCCGCAAGCCGGTCCGCGATAACGCCTATAGCACGATGTTTAAATTCCTGGAGTCCAGGCTTTAG
- a CDS encoding CAP domain-containing protein has protein sequence MMTKKFYSIAVPCAFAMAFGLSACSDDSSSGTDANIDTGDEINIPVSDKVSSATDKSVSSSSKVDTLRVEAYDSEESGSSADAESSSSSETSAKEDAGFINEGWRDDCLAKINEYRATENLKPLTLAAQEKQTCADKQSADDLKSNKAHGHFGDCGEFAQNSGPNFNAKWQKNATAVAEYYLKMMWEEEKALVTSGERDPNKSEDYPYIGHYLNMKNTSYTKVACGITLSEDGKTGWFNVDFF, from the coding sequence ATGATGACCAAGAAATTCTATTCGATTGCAGTGCCATGCGCGTTTGCCATGGCATTCGGTCTTTCCGCCTGTTCCGACGATTCCTCGTCGGGTACGGACGCCAATATCGATACCGGCGACGAAATCAATATCCCCGTTTCGGACAAAGTGTCGAGTGCCACGGACAAGAGTGTTTCCAGTTCCTCGAAAGTCGACACGCTTAGGGTAGAAGCGTATGATTCTGAGGAATCCGGCTCTTCTGCAGACGCCGAGTCGAGCTCTTCTTCCGAAACTTCTGCAAAGGAAGACGCTGGCTTTATTAACGAGGGCTGGCGCGACGACTGCCTCGCCAAAATCAACGAGTACCGCGCTACCGAAAACTTGAAGCCGCTCACGCTCGCAGCGCAAGAAAAGCAGACGTGCGCCGACAAGCAGTCCGCCGACGATCTTAAGTCGAACAAGGCTCATGGCCACTTCGGCGATTGCGGTGAATTCGCGCAGAACAGCGGGCCGAATTTCAACGCTAAATGGCAGAAGAACGCTACTGCCGTTGCCGAATACTACCTCAAGATGATGTGGGAAGAAGAAAAGGCGCTTGTTACAAGCGGTGAACGCGATCCGAACAAGAGCGAGGATTACCCCTATATCGGTCACTACCTGAATATGAAAAACACAAGCTACACCAAGGTCGCTTGCGGAATCACTCTTTCTGAAGATGGCAAAACAGGCTGGTTTAACGTAGACTTCTTCTAG
- a CDS encoding ABC-F family ATP-binding cassette domain-containing protein: MIQIQNISKSFGEQVLLDGASMLVGDHERVGLVGRNGCGKSTLFKMILGQECIDGGSIDIPKKYTLGYLQQHLNFTHATVHEEACSVLKPNEDGWIEEHKVEAILFGLGFDEESMHKSPALLSGGFQIRLNLAKVLASEPDMLLLDEPTNYLDIVSMRWLSRFLRSWKGEVLLITHDHHFMDEVCTHTVGIHRHKMRKVKGTVEKLRETIAEEEEVAQRTQENEAKKKAQLEQVIERFRYKAAKAAMVQSKIKAAAKLATGERLTHERNLDFSFTEAGFPGKRMLQIKGLTFAYPNGPELITDLTMEVFKGDRIAVIGPNGRGKTTLLNLIANELKPVAGEIAPNPNVQINYFGQTNINRLNLDNTVEEEIASAIVEVSQKSRARGLAGLMMFSGDAALKKVKVLSGGERSRVLLGKILATPCNMLLLDEPTNHLDMESIESLIDALEDYEGTAMVVTHDEELLHAFATRLVVFDGGKCRVFEGTYADFLEKVGWASEKKPGGSESANIKVSNIDVKTDAPTSAPRAKEDRKARADYIAERSKIIKPLEKKLAKLEEDIAKAEALGGELEAKLVTASETGDGNAITAIAKDMDDNKKKVDQLYEDWEKVSAELEAARDKYPI, from the coding sequence GTGATTCAGATTCAGAACATTTCGAAGTCTTTTGGTGAACAGGTGCTGCTTGACGGCGCCTCGATGCTTGTAGGCGACCACGAACGCGTGGGCCTTGTAGGCCGCAACGGTTGCGGCAAATCGACCCTTTTCAAGATGATTCTCGGCCAGGAATGCATCGATGGAGGCTCCATCGACATTCCCAAGAAATACACACTGGGTTACTTGCAACAGCACCTGAACTTTACGCACGCCACGGTTCACGAAGAAGCCTGCAGCGTATTAAAGCCCAATGAAGACGGCTGGATCGAAGAACACAAGGTCGAAGCGATTCTGTTCGGCCTGGGGTTCGACGAAGAATCCATGCACAAGAGCCCCGCACTCCTTTCGGGCGGTTTCCAGATTCGCCTGAACTTGGCGAAGGTCTTGGCGAGCGAACCCGATATGCTGTTGCTCGACGAACCGACCAACTACCTGGACATCGTGTCGATGCGCTGGCTCAGCCGCTTTTTGCGCAGCTGGAAGGGCGAAGTGCTCTTGATTACCCACGACCATCACTTTATGGACGAAGTCTGCACGCACACGGTAGGCATTCACCGCCACAAGATGCGCAAGGTGAAGGGTACGGTAGAAAAGCTCCGCGAAACCATTGCCGAAGAAGAAGAAGTCGCCCAGCGCACGCAGGAAAACGAGGCGAAAAAGAAGGCGCAGCTCGAACAGGTCATCGAACGTTTCCGCTACAAGGCCGCAAAAGCCGCTATGGTGCAGTCCAAGATCAAGGCAGCGGCAAAGCTTGCTACCGGCGAGCGCCTCACCCACGAACGCAACCTGGATTTCAGCTTTACCGAGGCAGGTTTCCCCGGCAAGCGCATGCTGCAAATCAAGGGTCTGACTTTTGCCTACCCGAACGGCCCGGAGCTGATTACCGACCTCACCATGGAAGTCTTTAAGGGCGACCGCATCGCCGTCATTGGCCCGAACGGCCGCGGTAAAACGACGCTCCTGAACCTGATTGCAAACGAGCTCAAACCTGTCGCGGGCGAAATCGCTCCGAATCCGAACGTGCAGATTAACTATTTCGGACAGACGAATATCAACCGCCTGAATTTAGACAATACCGTCGAAGAAGAAATCGCCTCGGCCATCGTCGAAGTTTCGCAGAAGAGCCGCGCCCGCGGACTTGCAGGCCTCATGATGTTCAGCGGCGATGCCGCGTTAAAGAAGGTGAAAGTCTTAAGCGGTGGCGAACGCAGCCGCGTGCTGCTCGGCAAAATTCTGGCAACTCCCTGCAATATGTTGCTGCTCGACGAACCGACGAACCACTTGGACATGGAATCCATCGAAAGCCTGATCGACGCCCTCGAAGATTACGAAGGAACGGCAATGGTGGTGACCCATGACGAAGAACTGCTGCACGCGTTTGCCACAAGGCTCGTGGTGTTCGACGGCGGCAAGTGCCGCGTATTCGAAGGCACCTACGCCGACTTCTTGGAGAAGGTGGGCTGGGCCAGCGAAAAGAAACCGGGCGGCTCTGAATCGGCCAATATCAAGGTTTCAAACATCGACGTGAAAACGGATGCACCCACCAGTGCCCCGCGCGCCAAAGAAGACCGCAAGGCCCGCGCCGACTACATCGCCGAACGCAGCAAGATTATCAAGCCCTTGGAAAAGAAGCTTGCCAAACTCGAAGAAGATATCGCGAAAGCTGAAGCCCTGGGCGGCGAACTCGAAGCCAAGCTCGTGACCGCCTCCGAAACCGGCGACGGCAACGCCATCACCGCAATCGCAAAGGACATGGACGACAACAAGAAGAAAGTCGACCAGCTTTACGAAGATTGGGAGAAGGTGTCCGCCGAGCTCGAAGCGGCCCGCGATAAATATCCTATATAA
- a CDS encoding co-chaperone GroES family protein: MLDPLKNIVVIGDRILIKPLEASNKTGSGLYLPPSVREHDAVHTGIVVKVGPGYPLPVTQDSDAVFRGESPDEVKYLPLQVKEGDEALYLHANGHEIEVAGERYVIISQNAVLMVMRQDVPDDVSGIENL; this comes from the coding sequence ATGCTGGATCCCTTGAAGAATATCGTGGTCATTGGTGACCGAATCTTGATTAAGCCCCTCGAAGCATCGAACAAGACTGGGAGCGGACTCTATCTGCCCCCGAGCGTTCGCGAACACGACGCCGTGCATACAGGTATAGTGGTCAAGGTGGGACCGGGATATCCGCTGCCTGTGACGCAAGATAGCGATGCCGTATTCCGCGGGGAATCTCCCGACGAAGTCAAGTACTTGCCGCTGCAGGTAAAAGAAGGCGACGAGGCCCTGTACCTGCACGCCAATGGTCATGAGATTGAAGTGGCGGGCGAGCGCTATGTCATTATTTCGCAGAATGCCGTACTTATGGTCATGCGCCAGGACGTGCCCGACGACGTCTCTGGAATCGAGAATTTGTAG
- a CDS encoding M23 family metallopeptidase has protein sequence MKKLEVHVFPTKTTSGKSYEFSLIGAIVAVVGVVAAIFGFILFSPVQILDNITSGNITNVYKQNAAIKKELKEIRAKVDESILKAEETRALRDSALMVGGLGFVLDGVSAMDDSILQKRKSVNEVEDTFNKLLNALENDSAAAEKIPVLHPMRNNHAVKKRFEMVYDPFTDSELPHRGIDYVAVEGDTVYATGAGSVSEVRKHRGFGLAVKIDHGHDVRTFYAHLGQTLVKQGEHVHRGQPIALIGESGTQSSIGLHYEVRIDGISINPESFYLTR, from the coding sequence GTGAAGAAGCTTGAAGTTCATGTATTCCCGACCAAGACCACGTCGGGTAAAAGCTATGAGTTCTCGTTGATTGGAGCCATTGTTGCCGTCGTGGGCGTGGTGGCTGCCATTTTTGGATTTATCCTGTTTTCGCCGGTACAGATTTTAGACAACATAACGAGCGGGAATATTACCAATGTCTATAAGCAAAACGCCGCCATCAAGAAGGAACTCAAGGAAATTCGTGCTAAAGTGGACGAATCTATTCTGAAGGCTGAAGAAACCCGCGCTCTCCGCGACAGCGCCCTGATGGTGGGTGGCCTTGGCTTTGTGCTCGACGGTGTTTCGGCGATGGATGATTCGATTTTGCAGAAGCGCAAAAGCGTAAACGAAGTGGAAGATACGTTCAATAAGCTTTTGAATGCCCTGGAAAATGATTCTGCGGCGGCTGAGAAGATTCCGGTGCTGCACCCGATGCGTAACAACCACGCCGTGAAAAAACGCTTTGAGATGGTCTACGACCCCTTTACCGATAGCGAACTTCCGCACAGGGGGATTGACTATGTGGCGGTCGAGGGCGATACGGTTTATGCGACCGGTGCAGGTTCCGTGAGCGAAGTCCGCAAGCATCGCGGTTTCGGTCTTGCCGTCAAAATTGACCACGGCCACGACGTACGCACTTTCTATGCCCATTTGGGACAGACCTTGGTAAAACAAGGTGAACACGTTCATCGCGGGCAACCCATTGCCTTGATTGGCGAAAGCGGTACGCAGTCAAGTATCGGCCTGCATTATGAAGTCCGAATCGACGGCATTTCCATTAATCCGGAAAGTTTTTATTTGACAAGGTAA
- the dnaN gene encoding DNA polymerase III subunit beta: protein MKFNIKKSVLQDALQIAISAIPNKSTLQILNDYSLRLEGNTLEICATDLNLGVRIKLEVEGERDGEALINARKFSDLVKALVPSCENVSIDVQDHLTRIKWSEKGQASITSFDASDFPPFPEVEGNTLTLAASELAFLVEKTAFAVSTDNTRQNLNGVFMEAKDGKISMVATDGHRMGRASIEQEGANLESGVIVLPKVLQLVLRLAKNEDSVEICTTETHVLFRIGATQIISKLIEGPYPNYRAVIPQNFERTVQANATELLDKVHCILPMANPRTHQIRFQMDGNNMELSATDPDVGGETREALAVTHNGEGSFSIGFDGRYFYEILGMCKSEEVVLKMNTPIGACIIEPVGDDMGFSFLLMPLRLAD, encoded by the coding sequence ATGAAGTTCAATATCAAGAAATCCGTATTGCAGGACGCGCTCCAGATTGCTATCAGCGCTATCCCCAATAAGTCCACCCTGCAGATCCTCAACGACTACTCGCTGCGTCTCGAAGGCAACACTCTCGAAATTTGCGCTACCGACTTGAACCTCGGTGTGAGGATTAAGCTAGAAGTCGAAGGCGAACGTGACGGCGAAGCCTTGATCAACGCTCGCAAGTTCTCCGACCTCGTGAAGGCCCTCGTGCCTAGCTGCGAAAACGTGAGCATCGACGTGCAGGATCACTTGACCCGCATCAAGTGGAGCGAAAAGGGCCAGGCCTCCATTACGAGTTTCGACGCTAGCGACTTCCCTCCGTTCCCCGAAGTCGAAGGCAACACCCTCACGCTTGCCGCAAGCGAACTTGCATTCCTGGTCGAAAAGACCGCATTTGCCGTCTCTACCGATAACACCCGCCAGAACCTGAACGGCGTGTTCATGGAAGCCAAGGACGGCAAGATTTCCATGGTCGCAACCGACGGTCACCGCATGGGCCGCGCAAGCATCGAACAGGAAGGTGCAAACCTCGAATCCGGCGTAATCGTTCTCCCGAAGGTGCTCCAGCTCGTGCTCCGCCTCGCCAAGAACGAAGACTCTGTCGAAATCTGCACCACCGAAACCCACGTGCTGTTCCGCATCGGCGCAACGCAGATTATCTCCAAGCTTATCGAAGGTCCGTACCCGAACTACCGCGCCGTGATTCCGCAGAATTTCGAACGCACCGTTCAGGCTAACGCAACCGAACTGTTGGACAAAGTCCATTGTATCTTGCCGATGGCCAATCCGCGTACGCACCAGATTCGTTTCCAGATGGATGGCAACAATATGGAACTTTCCGCTACCGACCCGGATGTCGGTGGCGAAACCCGCGAAGCCTTAGCCGTGACCCACAATGGCGAAGGCAGCTTCAGCATCGGCTTTGACGGCCGTTACTTCTACGAAATCCTCGGCATGTGCAAGAGCGAAGAAGTGGTGCTCAAGATGAACACCCCGATCGGTGCCTGCATCATCGAACCGGTTGGCGACGATATGGGTTTCAGCTTCTTGCTGATGCCGCTCCGCCTTGCCGACTAA